TTTTAGCCTCGCGAACTAGGTTGCGAATAGCTGCTGTTGCAATAAGGACTTCTATTGCGGCAATACGACCTCCGCCAAGCTTGACAAGCAAGTGCTGCGAAATGACCGCTTCTAGAGTATTGCTTAAGAGAACGCGTATTTGCTCCTGCTGGTGAGCAGGGAAGACGTCTATCATACGATCTATACTTTGAGGCGCGTTTCTTGTGTGCAGTGTAGCAAAAACGAGGTGTCCTGTCTCAGCTAATGTCAGCGCTGCCTGGATTGTCTCCAGATCACGCATTTCACCAATTAAAATTACATCAGGGTCTTCACGGAGGACTGCTTTTAAGGAGTTAGCGAAACTATCAGTATCTCTAAGAACCTCTCTTTGGTTAACCATGCCCTTCTTATGGGTATGAAGATATTCGATAGGATCTTCAATTGTCATAATGTGAATCTGCCGGTTTGTGTTGATTTCATCAATCATCGAAGCGATCGTGGTTGACTTGCCTGAACCTGTACTGCCAGTTACAAGGATGAGACCGCTGTTACGCTTTATAAGCTCACGAACGATAGGCGGAAGACGAAGTTCTTCAATACTGGGAACACGTGAAGAAATAGCGCGCATTGCAGCGCCTACTGCCCCGCGCTGTTGATACACATTAAAACGAAATCTAGCTATACCGGTTATTCCATAAGAAAAATCCAGGTCGTGTGTGATTTCAAATTGATTGAGTTGAGCATCATTGAGGACTTCATAGATCAGACGCCGGGTGTCATGCCCAGATAATTTTTCATATGGAAGCTGCACGAGTTCGCCATCAAGACGAATCATTGGTGGCAAACCTACAGTAAGATGTAGGTCCGATGCTTTTCGCTCGATAGTTTCACGGAGCAAGTCGTCTAAATGAATCGGATCAATACTGCTTTTATGGTTCTCGTCACCGTAAGCAAATTGAAGTATATCGGCGCCAGATGATTCCTCACCCGGGTTTCCTCGGAATTCGGCTGGAACTAGTGACCGCCAGTCAATTTTTTGTTCTTCCATATTTATGTACTCTCAGGAAAGCCGATACCCATATTTACATTCATAACTAACTACAGAACATTCGATAAAGATGTCGCGGCGTCAAGTGTTTCGCGGCATGTTTTTACCCAAGCCAATAAAGAATCGTCGTTTGTATTGAGAATTGGTTTAGCCCACTCTGGGATAGCAACCAGAGGGGAGACTTCATCATCATTCTCTTCTTGATGCTCGCTTACAAAGTGGGTGATAGCATTTGCCGTTGCGATAGTGGCTGTTAACACAGGTGATTCAACGTCGCTGATGAACTCATGATGTGTGCCTATTGCATCAGCAAGAGATTTTGGGAAGTGCCATTGAGCGGCAACCTCTCTGCCAAGAATGGCATGATCGCAACCATAAATTGTGATTTCCGCTTCAAGCGTAGGGACCCCTGTTTTAATCAAGTCCTCTACCTTTAAGTAGTCGGTTCCACCATATCGGCAGAGAAGGCTTTTGCCAATATCGTGTAGAAGGCCAGCTGCGTAGGCTTCATCCGGTAAGCAATCTCGAACAACAGCTCCTAGTGAGCGCGAATAATTTGCTACGCTCAATGCATGGCGCCATCGTTCACGGTGCCAGAGGCTGGATCGGTCGCTTTTACCAACAAAAAGTTCAAAGCAACCGACTGTCATTGCGAGTTGGCGAATAGCCCTGAATCCCAAAAAGACAACCGCTTCACGAATGGATGTTACTTTACGTGGTAGCGCGTAATATGACGAATTAGCAAGAGTTAAGATGCGTGTGCTCAAACCGGGGTCAACACTTACGACCCTTTCGATGTCGCGAGCCGACGTGGCCATGTTATCCGTTAGTTGGATTATCTGGAATACGACTTGTGGCAGCGCAGCTACCTCGCGAATGCGTCTGGTAATATTTCTTACATCTTGTTGAGCTGCAATTGTCTCGCTCATCTAACTAGTTACTCCTACCACTTGTGAAAATATTTAAAACTATCTTAACCTGCATAAAGTACTCTCACGACTTCCTCGAGTGATGTCAATCCAAGAAGCACCTTACAGGCTGCATCAACTTGTAAAGTCCGCATTCCATTCTCAACTGCCGGTTGACGTATCATATGTGATGGTGTCTTTTGTAGAACAAGATCACGTATATCATCGGTTATTTCCATCAATTCATGGATACCCATTCGTCCTTTATAGCCGGAACCTTTGCAAGAATCACATCCTACAGCTTGGTACATTTCTACCGGTCCGCTGGTTGGTATATCGATTGACAAGTCTCCTAATTCTAATTTACCAATAGGAACGCTGAAACCGAAACGTTCAAAAGTTGCTCTCGACTCTGAGACTTTCTTCTTACACTTAGGGCAAAGCGTTCTCACTAGACGCTGGGCTAGAACACCAATGATTGACGATGCAATAAGAAATGGCTCGACTTCCATGTCAATTAAACGGGTCGCAGCGCTGGGCGCATCGTTCGTGTGCAAAGTCGATAGAACGAAGTGGCCTGTTAGCGCCGCCTCCATCGCGATGGTTGCCGTTTCACGGTCACGCATTTCACCAACCATGATGATGTCAGGGTCTTGTCTTAGCATCGCCCGCAGGCCTGCGGCGAAGGTCATTCCTGCCTTGACATTCACTTGGACCTGATTAATGCCCCCAACTTCATATTCCACAGGGTCTTCAATTGTGATGATGTTTGTTTGCCCCGTGCAAATTTGAGAAAGGATTGAATATAGTGTCGTCGACTTTCCTGAACCGGTTGGCCCGGTCACAAGTAGGATCCCATAGGTTCTTGAGTAGAGCTTTTTAAGAAGCGTCAGCGTGTCATTCATGAGGCCGAGCTTCTTAACACCGACCGATACATTTGCCTTATCCAAAACGCGCATAACGATCTTTTCGCCGTTAACGGTCGGTAATGTCGAGACACGGAAATCGTATTCTTTACTGCCGACAATCGCGCTGATACGGTTATCCTGAGGCACACGCTTTTCGGCAATATCCATTTCGGCCATAATCTTAAATCGTGAAGTCAATGGCGCTGAGACTTTCTTAGGTAGTGTCATACCATCGAGCATAATGCCATCGATGCGATAGCGGACTTGGAGGCAGTCTTTAGTTGGCTCGATATGAATGTCACTTGCTTTATCATTAATCGCTTGAGTGATGATAAGATTTGCAAGGCGAATAATTGGCGCTTCTTCACCAAGCTCGCGGAGTTCTTCAACACTGAGTTCATCCTCATTAGAGGCATCGCTTATCTCTATATCGCCTGACTGGAAATCGCCTATCACTTTATTGACGGCGTCATGCATGCCGACGTTGTCTTTATAGTGGTCTTGGATGATGCTCAACACATCTTCTTCAGTAGCAATCATCGGCTCGACGTCAAGGCCTGTTATTAACCGGATTTCATCAATCGCAAAGATATCAAGCGGATTGATCATCGCCACAACAAGCCGGAACCCGTCATGAGAAACAGGAACGACTTTATATCGACGCGCTGTCTCGCCTGGGATTAAGTCAAGCTCTGATGAAGTAGGTGTGTTTGTGGCTAGGTCGACAAATTGAACACCCCATTGTTTGCCAAGGCATCGAACACGATCACGTTCGGATATCAACCCTAACTTAACGAGAACAGTTCCAATGGTGTCTTTGCCACCGTTTTCATGTTGGTGTGCAAGAGCGTCCTGCAACTGCAGATGTGTTATTAGGCCTTCTTCGAGAAATATCTCACCGCTAAGCATCATACCGTCAGTATCACCACGTCGAAAATGTCGTCTGTCAATAAACTACGTCAAGCAACTCTTGAATCGTAGTTCCGCTGATTGAATGTTCCATTCCACCGCTAAACTCTTCGACTGCAGGATTGCGAGGTATAACTCAAACTGGTACCAATACAGTAGAAGTTATGCTTGAAAGAAGATAAATGGATTCCGAAACCCTCTCCCGAATCTGATCTGGAGAGGGAAGGAGGGGGCGTCCGGATACTCTTCGATATGGCCTGACGGCCTACTCAGGGAGGCGGATATTGAGGGGGGGCTTGGCGGTTGAAACCGCAGCTGATATTGGCGAAGTCCAACCTGCGTGGACTCTTGTAGGGGCGACGCTTGCTGCGCCCTCCGGAGGGCAGAGCAAGCACTGCCCCTACATGGAGATGCGAATAAATTCGCCAGACTTGTCTTCGGAACCCTTCGATATGGCCTGACGGCCTACTCAGGGAAGCGGATATTGGGTTGTGTCATTCTGAGCAAAGCGAAGAATCTGTCTTGTAAATAGTACGTAACTCTCAGTAAAGTCAGAAGAAGGTTGATTCGGTACAATCAGCCTCGCAATGACACAGATATGACGGGCGAACTACTAAAAGCTGCTTGCTAATTACGTTCTACGCGTAGATCCTAATTCGTCTCTTAGGCGGACTTGGATTGAGTCGATGTAGGCGACGATCTCATCTTCGGTAAACGTGCCGTCAGATTTTCGTATTGTCAGGGTGACTGCAAGGCTGTGTTTGCCCTCAGGAACAGGGGGGCCTGTGTAGATGTCAAAAAGTCTTACGGTTTCAACGAGAGTGCCGGCAGCTTGATGGATCGTGGCTTCGATTTTCATCCATGGGATGGACTTATCAATCACAAATGCAATATCTCGACGAACGCCTGGGAAGCGCGGGATTGGCTGATATTTAATTGATGCCGAGCTGACACGCATTAGTTGATCTATATCAAACGCACCTAAAAACACAGGGCGCTGAAAATCATATTGAGCTTGAATATCAGGATGCATTTGTCCAATGCGTCCAACCTCGCAATCATGCTCGATAACCATTGCAGATTGGCCTGGGTGGAAGCGGAGATCGTTCAAAGGGAGATATTCTTGATCGTTCAAGCCTAAGGCGCAGAATACCTGCTCGGTAATTCCTTTGCAATCATAGAAGTTGAACTCTCGGATCTGTCTTCCGCTTTCCCAATGGGGTGGTTCAGCAGCACCTGTGAGTAA
This sequence is a window from bacterium. Protein-coding genes within it:
- a CDS encoding HDOD domain-containing protein encodes the protein MSETIAAQQDVRNITRRIREVAALPQVVFQIIQLTDNMATSARDIERVVSVDPGLSTRILTLANSSYYALPRKVTSIREAVVFLGFRAIRQLAMTVGCFELFVGKSDRSSLWHRERWRHALSVANYSRSLGAVVRDCLPDEAYAAGLLHDIGKSLLCRYGGTDYLKVEDLIKTGVPTLEAEITIYGCDHAILGREVAAQWHFPKSLADAIGTHHEFISDVESPVLTATIATANAITHFVSEHQEENDDEVSPLVAIPEWAKPILNTNDDSLLAWVKTCRETLDAATSLSNVL
- a CDS encoding type IV pilus twitching motility protein PilT gives rise to the protein MHLDDLLRETIERKASDLHLTVGLPPMIRLDGELVQLPYEKLSGHDTRRLIYEVLNDAQLNQFEITHDLDFSYGITGIARFRFNVYQQRGAVGAAMRAISSRVPSIEELRLPPIVRELIKRNSGLILVTGSTGSGKSTTIASMIDEINTNRQIHIMTIEDPIEYLHTHKKGMVNQREVLRDTDSFANSLKAVLREDPDVILIGEMRDLETIQAALTLAETGHLVFATLHTRNAPQSIDRMIDVFPAHQQEQIRVLLSNTLEAVISQHLLVKLGGGRIAAIEVLIATAAIRNLVREAKTHQIYSVMETSAQQGMITMDRVLAELHRSGHVSYEEAATRAIDKENFTRFVRGG
- a CDS encoding GspE/PulE family protein, translating into MMLSGEIFLEEGLITHLQLQDALAHQHENGGKDTIGTVLVKLGLISERDRVRCLGKQWGVQFVDLATNTPTSSELDLIPGETARRYKVVPVSHDGFRLVVAMINPLDIFAIDEIRLITGLDVEPMIATEEDVLSIIQDHYKDNVGMHDAVNKVIGDFQSGDIEISDASNEDELSVEELRELGEEAPIIRLANLIITQAINDKASDIHIEPTKDCLQVRYRIDGIMLDGMTLPKKVSAPLTSRFKIMAEMDIAEKRVPQDNRISAIVGSKEYDFRVSTLPTVNGEKIVMRVLDKANVSVGVKKLGLMNDTLTLLKKLYSRTYGILLVTGPTGSGKSTTLYSILSQICTGQTNIITIEDPVEYEVGGINQVQVNVKAGMTFAAGLRAMLRQDPDIIMVGEMRDRETATIAMEAALTGHFVLSTLHTNDAPSAATRLIDMEVEPFLIASSIIGVLAQRLVRTLCPKCKKKVSESRATFERFGFSVPIGKLELGDLSIDIPTSGPVEMYQAVGCDSCKGSGYKGRMGIHELMEITDDIRDLVLQKTPSHMIRQPAVENGMRTLQVDAACKVLLGLTSLEEVVRVLYAG